CTTATAAAACTATTCTGATTAGTAGATAACGTGTAGAATAAGGATAGAAAGGTTTAATCCTTATTTCTGTATAGAAGATTGTCCGTAAATACACGTAAAGATAAAAAGTTGTCCATAGGGAGCAATGGTGATGAAAGATCGGGTGGGATTTAATTACGAGCAAGAAATTGAGCGTTTGAAAGAGTTATTCGGATTCGACTTCGTCGGCATTGCGCTCGTCCAATCGCCGGAACGCGGATTTGAATTGAGATGGTCGTTTGTGACGGGGAATCGGAACGAGCGCTATCGACGCATTACATTGCAATCGGGCAAAGGACTGGCAGGACTCGTCTTCAAGACGGGAAAGCCGATGTTTGTCGGGGATGTGGATAATGAATGGAGCGGCGACAATCTGTTTAATTATCCAATTGTTGCAACGGAAGGGCTCAAGAGCTTCGGTGCGATTCCCCTCTATAAATACAATCGTGTAAAAGGCGTATTACTCGTCGGATACCGGACGGGCGGGAAGCTGACGGATGTGCAGTTTGAGAAATTCAAGCAGGAGATCGGAGAGGAGTTCGGTCCATTTTACAATAAGGAGATGGTGAACGATGAGTCGGACTGAGAATGTGCAGTTGTCAGATCTGTTAATGAAACTATACGGGAATTCCGATGAAGCCATCTTCTTTTTTGATCGGCAAGGGAAAGTGTTAGCAATGAATTCTTCGGCGGAAGAGATCTTGGATAAAGATGTCTACGATCAGATGATGGTGGGTAGCACCGGAGCGATTTGCAAAGCGTGCAAAGGCTATACGAGCTCCGAGGAACCGTTGACATGCCTCTCTTGTTATATGGCCAACCCGGACGAGGACATCAGCTCCTTCCAAGTATATTTCGATACGAAAGGTAGAGGCGTCATCCCTTATTCCGGGAGCATCCAGACGATTGATGCAAAGACGGGAATCCGTGTCTTCATGCTGAGGGATTTGACCCACCAATTCAAGACGCAAGAAGAATTGAATCAGAAGCTGATGATGAAGCGGGTAATTAAAGCGCAGGAGGACGAGCGGAAACGACTTTCGCGCGAGCTTCATGATAGCGTGGCGCAAGAAATGCTCAGTTCATTAGTCGATTTACGCGTCTTGAAATATATGAACATCGAAGAGGACGTATTGAAGAAAGTGCAGCAGACGGAAGGCTCGCTCATGCGGTTATTGGATGATATCCGCCATCTATCGGTCGAACTGCGGCCTGCCACGCTCGATGATCTCGGGTTGGAAGCCGCTTTCCGCACACACTTCAAATGGGTTGAAAAGAACTATGGCCTCAAGATACATTTCCATCCTGAGCTTGAATCCAAACGGTATGAAGGCGAAATTGAGACGGTCGTCTACCGTATCTGTCAGGAATCGGTGTTCAACGCGTTGAAATATGCGGAAGTCGATGAACTGGTTGTCCGGTTGTATGAAGCAGATGGATTGCTTCATTTACTAGTCATGGATGAAGGAAAAGGGTTCGAGTTGAAAAATATGGACCCGAAAGGTACGGGGTTAGGCATTTATGGCATGAAAGAACGAGCGGAACTCGTTGACGGTCGTTTTCAAATCCGTTCCGAAATCGGGAAAGGGACTGTCATCCAGTTGGAAGTCCCGGTTGTTAAAGGAGGAGTTGACGATTGAAGATCATCATTGCCGATGATCATGCGGTCGTTCGCAGCGGTTTCATGTACATATTGAACTTTCAAGATGATATGGAAGTCGTAGCGACCGCCGCGGACGGATTGGAAGCGTATGAAAAAGTTGCAAAGCACCGCCCCGACATTCTGCTCATGGATTTGAGCATGCCTCCCGGGGAGAGTGGTTTAATTGCTACAGGGAAGATCAAAGAGGATTTTCCCGAAACGAAAGTCGTCATCCTCACGATGTACGATGACGAGGAGTATTTGTTCCATGTATTGAAAAACGGAGCATCCGGTTATGTATTGAAAAACTCCCCGGACGAGGAATTGTTGTCGGCGATTCGGACGGTCTATGACGGAGGAACGTATATCCACCCTTCCATGGCGACCTCCCTTGTACGACAATTCGTGAAAAAGGATGCCGATGAAGTCGAGACGGATCCGTATAAAATCTTGTCGCGAAGGGAAATCGAAGTCCTTCCGCTAGTCGCGAAAGGATATGGGAATAAAGAGATTGCTGAAATGCTATATATTTCCGTCAAGACGGTCGAAGCGCACAAAGCGAAGATCATGGAAAAGCTGAAATTGAAGAGCAGGCCGGAACTTGTGGAATATGCGTTACGGAAGAAGTTTCTGAACTTCTAACATAAGGCGAGGTTTGACGACAGGGATGTATGTAATGTGTTTTGAAGCTAGAAGTGTGAATTTGAAAGGGGCTAATCAGGGTGGAAACGAGATATTCGCGCCAGACGCTTTTCAAGCCGATTGGCGAGGAAGGGCAAGAACGATTGAAAAATGCACACGTCATCGTCATCGGCTGCGGGGCGCTCGGTTCCCCCATTTCTGAGACGCTTGTCAGGGCGGGGATCGGCAAACTGACAATTGCGGATAGGGATTACGTGGAGATGTCCAATTTGCAGAGGCAGAAACTGTTCACCGAACAAGACGCGATGGACGGCGTGCCGAAAGTCGTCGCAGCCGAGCGGAGGCTGAAAGAGATCCGGCAAGATTGCGAGATAAGGACAGTGCTCGACCATGTGGACGGTCCGTTGCTTGAAGAGCTCGCGGAAGATGCCAATCTTATAATGGATGCAACAGACAACTTTGAAACGAGACTCCTCATGAATGATGTCGCCTGGAAGAAGGGGATTCCTTGGATCCACGGAGCGTGCGTTGGCAGTTCGGGCACTGTATTTCCGTTCGTCCCAGGTCGGTCGGCTTGTTTCCGTTGTTTGTTGCCGGTCCTCCCGTCGGTCAATGAAACATGCGATACGGCTGGCATCATTGCACCTGCTGTCCAAATCGTGGCGGCAAGGCAGTCCGCGGAGGCGTTGAAGTGGCTAACGGGCAATGAAGACGCGATGATGACGAAGCTATTGCATTTTGACGTTTGGAACAATACCCAGGCGGAAGCAGGCATTTCGCGAATCCAGAACGTAAATTGTGAAACGTGTGGCGAGG
The genomic region above belongs to Sporosarcina sp. Marseille-Q4943 and contains:
- a CDS encoding GAF domain-containing protein; its protein translation is MKDRVGFNYEQEIERLKELFGFDFVGIALVQSPERGFELRWSFVTGNRNERYRRITLQSGKGLAGLVFKTGKPMFVGDVDNEWSGDNLFNYPIVATEGLKSFGAIPLYKYNRVKGVLLVGYRTGGKLTDVQFEKFKQEIGEEFGPFYNKEMVNDESD
- a CDS encoding sensor histidine kinase translates to MSRTENVQLSDLLMKLYGNSDEAIFFFDRQGKVLAMNSSAEEILDKDVYDQMMVGSTGAICKACKGYTSSEEPLTCLSCYMANPDEDISSFQVYFDTKGRGVIPYSGSIQTIDAKTGIRVFMLRDLTHQFKTQEELNQKLMMKRVIKAQEDERKRLSRELHDSVAQEMLSSLVDLRVLKYMNIEEDVLKKVQQTEGSLMRLLDDIRHLSVELRPATLDDLGLEAAFRTHFKWVEKNYGLKIHFHPELESKRYEGEIETVVYRICQESVFNALKYAEVDELVVRLYEADGLLHLLVMDEGKGFELKNMDPKGTGLGIYGMKERAELVDGRFQIRSEIGKGTVIQLEVPVVKGGVDD
- a CDS encoding response regulator transcription factor, which produces MKIIIADDHAVVRSGFMYILNFQDDMEVVATAADGLEAYEKVAKHRPDILLMDLSMPPGESGLIATGKIKEDFPETKVVILTMYDDEEYLFHVLKNGASGYVLKNSPDEELLSAIRTVYDGGTYIHPSMATSLVRQFVKKDADEVETDPYKILSRREIEVLPLVAKGYGNKEIAEMLYISVKTVEAHKAKIMEKLKLKSRPELVEYALRKKFLNF
- a CDS encoding ThiF family adenylyltransferase, whose protein sequence is METRYSRQTLFKPIGEEGQERLKNAHVIVIGCGALGSPISETLVRAGIGKLTIADRDYVEMSNLQRQKLFTEQDAMDGVPKVVAAERRLKEIRQDCEIRTVLDHVDGPLLEELAEDANLIMDATDNFETRLLMNDVAWKKGIPWIHGACVGSSGTVFPFVPGRSACFRCLLPVLPSVNETCDTAGIIAPAVQIVAARQSAEALKWLTGNEDAMMTKLLHFDVWNNTQAEAGISRIQNVNCETCGEAPTYPSLNQPEGTHYAVLCGRETVQIVPDSGRTLSVMDGVQVAERLGTPYRTTPFFVEFHAEGYRCVLFQNGRLLIHGLKDMKEGRKLYHQFFG